AATCCACCCAACCACTACTATAGTTTGTCCAATTAGCATTATTGCTAAGAGCTTCCAATCCATATTCACCACCGTTATATGTTGCCTTACCATAATTGGTATAGTCTAAATATGGGTATTGTGTTCCCATTTCGCCAAAACCTGTGTTCATTTTATGGGTAAAAGCAGTTGGTCCATAAAAATGAAACTCATATACTATATTGGGTATTTTTTGTTCACTATTAGGATATTTGAGTGTTAAGAATGGGTCATAGTTTTGGTATGGATCAGGATTTATGCTTTGATTTTTTAGAGATATGTATTCTGTATCGTTATTTTTATGAAAAGGTTCTTCGATAAATATTAAATGATTATCTCCATTGTTTCTTATTGCAGTTGCTGTTTCTTGATAAATATTATAAAGAGCTTCTTCCGTTAAATAGGTCTCTCTTGTTACAGAATTGTATAGCTGAGGTTCGTTAATTAATCCATATCCAATGATAGTATTGTTATTTTTATAATTATCGGAAATTCTTTGCCAAAAATCCTTGATGTTTTGGGCTGAAGTAGTTCCATTAAAAAAATGTCCATCATTTTGAACATCGTTATGTACGCCAAAATAATGCAAACTTAGTATTACTCCAAGACCATTTTGTTCAGCAAAGCTTATTTGTTCATTAAGAAAATTAAAAAAATCAGCTTTATCTGAATCCTCGTTAAGCCATTCATATTGTAAATAAAACCTTACATGGTTAAACCCCTTTGCTTTTACCTCTTCATAAAAAGCTTCGCCTACTTCACTTTCTACAGAAATATCCGTTACTGATGATGCAAAATAAACACCGTTTGGCATACCTATACCTTTTAACGTCACAATGTTTCCGCTTTGGTTTAATATATGTTTGTCTGAAGTTTGCAATTGACCACTTATTAATAACGAGTCGTATTGCGCTTGTGCTTCAAGTGGGTATTCTTCTTTAGGTAAGGCTGTTATTATTTTTTCAGTAGATTTTTGGGTGTCAGCGTTAGCATTTATATGTGCAGCCAATGTTGTTGCGTTTGTTGCTGTTACATAATAGTTTGTATTTATTGCCATGAAAATATCCTTTTTCAAATTATTCAGTTATTAAATATATCGAACCATTGAGACAGTAATTGCATAATTCTTCCACAATTAAGCATTGCGGAGGATTGAATGAACAATGTTTAAGGAAGCGTTCTTGTTTTTTCTTGAATATCCAATGCTATATCTTTGGCTTGATTTTATTTAAGCCCAATACTTTTAGCAACATGTAAAATATCATTTGTCGTAGGATTTTGAATAGCCTGAACCCAACCACTCTGCATCATATTCAAAGGCAAAGAAATTGTCTTCAGTTATTGCCAAGGTTCCAACTAGTGGCTGATTACTAAATACCTTTAATGACTTATAGCTTTCCACTGAGCAGCTCTTCAATGGACTTATCTTACTTTTTGGTGAAAAGCTCTAACAATTCGCCCTCACATTCCAAAGCAATAGCTATTTTGATCGGTGTTTGCTGAATCAATAAAAAATTATTCATAGCTACTCTGTTATCTAATATTGCTAATTTTTGCAAGAATTAGATAATATATTATCTTTTATTTTATTTAAATACATGCCTACTATGCAACTATAAATCACAAAACATTGCACAGCGTTGCACAGTAACTTCTGCTTAACTCATAACCATCAATCTAGCAACTATCTAGGATTTTGTACTTTTACCTAGTTCTTAGGCAATATATACTGAAGTGTCACCTTAGTAATTCCGTCTTCCTCTATATTTTTTAAAACCTTAAACGTAGCTTTTCTTGGAAATACTACTTCTCCAAGATGAAAAGGGTTTTTTGATACTCTTGTTCCACTTGGAGCTTTTATTTCTATAAAAATATGCTCTTTTGGATTCTTCGGTTTATACATTCCTCTAGCATACCCATCTGCAACTTCACGATCTGTCGAAGCAAATGCATAACCATAATCTGGCATAACTACTTCTCCTTCTTTGGCGTTAGACAACATTCTAACACCCAAATTAGAAGACGACATAATTCCCCTATAGTAAGTACGAGGCATAATGTTTGGGATTAGCTTTTTAAAACTAGCATCTATCTCCTGAGTTCGAAACTTAAGTCTAGCAAAAGATTCTTTAATTGCCTGTTTCTCATCAGTAGAAAAATTATCATAATCT
This region of Candidatus Margulisiibacteriota bacterium genomic DNA includes:
- a CDS encoding cellulase family glycosylhydrolase, with product MAINTNYYVTATNATTLAAHINANADTQKSTEKIITALPKEEYPLEAQAQYDSLLISGQLQTSDKHILNQSGNIVTLKGIGMPNGVYFASSVTDISVESEVGEAFYEEVKAKGFNHVRFYLQYEWLNEDSDKADFFNFLNEQISFAEQNGLGVILSLHYFGVHNDVQNDGHFFNGTTSAQNIKDFWQRISDNYKNNNTIIGYGLINEPQLYNSVTRETYLTEEALYNIYQETATAIRNNGDNHLIFIEEPFHKNNDTEYISLKNQSINPDPYQNYDPFLTLKYPNSEQKIPNIVYEFHFYGPTAFTHKMNTGFGEMGTQYPYLDYTNYGKATYNGGEYGLEALSNNANWTNYSSGWVDLSELGQNSTHFVPGFVINDGDGKLQIDDVVITKKEISTNIESNIEVKNSDFSQSRNYLDWENMTPDNTPRYWYYETTSMDENTKLEIQDGALYLDCTSEPGRQSSIKTVGGHNSYLFDIEDGYEYKISFRYKLTDNTLSDKMRPMFQVFKEVETFVYDRTYIENRINTYYRKWAEDNQVPLYCGEFGSDDPSQAISTYSASQEIAWTADMVRALCNPQEPHNSISFSFHSGKDDYIDSSRNISHTKSGFGIMDT